In the genome of Panthera uncia isolate 11264 chromosome B3 unlocalized genomic scaffold, Puncia_PCG_1.0 HiC_scaffold_1, whole genome shotgun sequence, one region contains:
- the ERG28 gene encoding ergosterol biosynthetic protein 28 homolog isoform X1 has protein sequence MSRFLNVLRSWLVMVSIIAMGNTLQSFRDHTFLYEKLYTGKPDLVNGLQARTFGIWTLLSSVIRCLCAIDIHNKTLYHITLWTFLLALGHFLSELFVFGTAAPTIGVLAPLMVASFSILGMLVGLRYLEVEPVSRQKKRN, from the exons ATGAGCCGTTTCTTGAACGTGTTACGAAGCTGGCTGGTGATGGTGTCCATCATAGCCATGGGAAACACACTGCAGAGCTTCCGAGACCACACCTTTCTCTATGAAAAGCTCTACACCGGCAAGCCAGACCTCG TGAATGGCCTCCAAGCTCGGACCTTTGGGATCTGGACCCTACTCTCATCAGTGATTCGCTGCCTCTGTGCCATCGACATCCACAACAAGAC GCTGTACCACATCACACTCTGGACCTTCCTCCTCGCCCTGGGCCACTTCCTCTCCGAGCTGTTTGTCTTTGGGACCGCAGCTCCCACGATTGGCGTCCTGGCACCCCTGATGGTGGCAA GTTTCTCGATCCTGGGTATGCTAGTTGGGCTTCGGTACCTAGAAGTAGAACCAGTATCcagacagaagaagagaaactga